In a single window of the Streptomyces sp. CGMCC 4.7035 genome:
- a CDS encoding ATP-dependent 6-phosphofructokinase — protein sequence MRIGVLTAGGDCPGLNAVIRSVVHRAVAQYGDEVIGFEDGYRGLLDGHYRTLDLDAVSGILARGGTILGSSRLERDRLREACGNASDMIRDFGIDALIPIGGEGTLTAARMLSDAGLPVVGVPKTIDNDISSTDRTFGFDTAVTVATEAMDRLKTTAESHQRVMVVEVMGRHAGWIALESGMAAGAHGICLPERPFDPADLVKMVEERFARGKKFAVVCVAEGAHPAEGTMDYGRGEIDQYGHERFQGIGTALAYELERRLGKEAKPVILGHIQRGGTPTAYDRVLATRFGWHAVEAAHRGDFGRMTALRGTDVVMVPLAEAVTELKTVPKDRMDEAESVF from the coding sequence ATGCGCATCGGAGTACTCACCGCAGGCGGCGACTGCCCGGGCCTGAACGCAGTGATCCGGTCGGTCGTGCACCGAGCGGTAGCGCAGTACGGCGACGAGGTGATCGGCTTCGAGGACGGCTACCGGGGCCTGCTCGACGGCCACTACCGCACCCTCGACCTCGACGCCGTCAGCGGCATCCTGGCCCGCGGTGGCACCATCCTCGGCTCCTCCCGTCTGGAGCGCGACCGCCTGCGCGAGGCCTGTGGGAACGCGTCGGACATGATCCGCGACTTCGGTATCGACGCGCTGATCCCGATCGGCGGCGAGGGCACGCTCACGGCGGCGCGGATGCTGTCGGACGCGGGTCTGCCGGTGGTCGGCGTCCCCAAGACGATCGACAACGACATCTCGTCCACGGACCGCACCTTCGGCTTCGACACCGCGGTCACCGTGGCCACCGAGGCCATGGACCGTCTGAAGACGACCGCCGAGTCCCACCAGCGTGTGATGGTCGTCGAGGTCATGGGCCGGCACGCCGGCTGGATCGCGCTGGAGTCCGGCATGGCGGCCGGCGCCCACGGCATCTGCCTGCCCGAACGCCCCTTCGACCCGGCCGACCTGGTCAAGATGGTCGAGGAGCGCTTCGCCCGCGGCAAGAAGTTCGCGGTCGTCTGCGTCGCCGAGGGCGCGCACCCCGCCGAGGGCACGATGGACTACGGCAGGGGCGAGATCGACCAGTACGGCCACGAGCGCTTCCAGGGCATCGGTACGGCATTGGCGTACGAGCTGGAGAGGCGACTCGGCAAGGAGGCCAAGCCGGTCATTCTCGGCCACATCCAGCGCGGCGGCACGCCGACCGCGTACGACAGGGTGCTCGCCACCCGCTTCGGCTGGCACGCGGTCGAGGCGGCCCACCGCGGGGACTTCGGCAGGATGACGGCCCTGCGCGGGACGGACGTGGTGATGGTGCCGCTGGCCGAGGCGGTGACCGAACTGAAGACGGTGCCGAAGGACCGCATGGACGAGGCGGAGTCCGTGTTCTAG
- a CDS encoding response regulator gives MTDPIRVLVVEDDPVAADAHVMYVGRVPGFTAVGKAHTGAEARRALERTQVDLLLLDLHLPDVHGLQLARSLRAAGYHADVIAVTSARDLAVVREGVSLGVVQYVLKPFTFATLRDRLVRYAEFHAAVGEASGQDEVDRALAALRAPGPAALPKGLSAPTLERVTGALRECAEGLTAAGVAEAVGISRITARRYLEHLVEAGRAGRSPLYGQVGRPELVYRWVRGAERGR, from the coding sequence ATGACCGATCCCATCCGCGTACTCGTCGTTGAGGACGATCCTGTCGCCGCCGACGCACATGTGATGTACGTCGGCCGGGTGCCGGGCTTCACGGCGGTCGGCAAGGCGCACACGGGCGCGGAGGCGCGGCGGGCGCTGGAGCGTACGCAGGTGGATCTGCTGTTGCTGGACCTGCACCTGCCGGACGTGCACGGCCTGCAACTGGCGCGCTCGCTGCGGGCGGCCGGCTACCACGCGGACGTGATCGCGGTGACGTCGGCGCGGGATCTGGCGGTGGTCCGGGAGGGCGTCTCGCTGGGAGTCGTGCAGTACGTGCTGAAGCCGTTCACTTTCGCGACGCTGCGGGACCGGCTGGTGCGGTACGCGGAGTTCCACGCGGCCGTGGGCGAGGCCAGCGGCCAGGACGAGGTCGACCGGGCGCTGGCCGCGCTGCGGGCGCCCGGTCCGGCGGCGCTGCCCAAGGGGTTGAGCGCGCCGACGCTGGAGCGGGTGACGGGCGCGTTGCGGGAGTGCGCGGAGGGGCTCACGGCCGCCGGGGTCGCGGAGGCGGTGGGGATTTCACGGATCACGGCCCGGCGGTATCTGGAGCACCTGGTGGAGGCGGGGAGGGCCGGGCGCAGCCCGTTGTACGGGCAGGTGGGGCGGCCCGAGTTGGTGTACCGGTGGGTTCGGGGGGCCGAGCGGGGGCGGTAG
- the pta gene encoding phosphate acetyltransferase, whose translation MTRSVYVTGIDRGDGRQVVELGVMELLTRQVDRVGVFRPLVHDRPDRLFELLRTRYRLPQDPATVYGMDYPEASALQAERGTDELVSTLVDRFHVVARDYDVVLVLGTDFADTQFPDELSLNARLANEFGASVIPVVGGRKQTAESVLAETRNAYRAYDGLGCDVLAMVTNRVAREDRDEIAERLDSRLPVPCYVLPDEPALSAPTVAQITHALGAKVLLGDDSGLARDALDFVFGGAMLPNLLGALTPGCLVVTPGDRADLVIGSLAAHSAGTPPIAGVLLTIDEVPGEEILTLAARLAPGTPVISVSGNSFPTAARLFSLEGKLNAATPRKAERALGLFERHVDTAELLKQVSAPSSDRVTPMMFEHKLLEQARTDKRRVVLPEGTEERVLHAAEVLLRRGVCDLTLLGPVEQIRKKAADLGIDLGDCQLIDPATSELRDRFAEKYAQLRAHKGVTVELAYDIVADVNYFGTLMVQEGLADGMVSGSVHSTAATIRPAFEIIKTKADAKIVSSVFFMCLADKVLVYGDCAVNPDPNAEQLADIAIQSAATAEQFGVQPRIAMLSYSTGTSGSGADVDKVREATELVRLRDGDLRIEGPIQYDAAVEPSVAATKLPGSEVAGQASVLIFPDLNTGNNTYKAVQRSAGAIAVGPVLQGLRKPVNDLSRGALVQDIVNTVAITAIQAQNPIEKAAAQ comes from the coding sequence GTGACGCGCAGCGTGTACGTGACCGGGATCGACCGCGGCGACGGCCGCCAGGTCGTCGAGCTGGGAGTCATGGAACTCCTGACCCGCCAGGTCGACCGGGTGGGCGTCTTCCGCCCCCTCGTCCACGACCGGCCGGACCGTCTCTTCGAGCTGCTGCGCACCCGCTACCGGCTCCCCCAGGACCCGGCGACCGTGTACGGCATGGACTACCCGGAGGCGTCCGCGCTCCAGGCCGAGCGGGGGACGGACGAGCTGGTGTCGACGCTCGTCGACCGGTTCCACGTCGTGGCCCGCGACTACGACGTCGTCCTCGTCCTCGGCACCGACTTCGCGGACACCCAGTTCCCGGACGAGCTGTCCCTCAACGCCCGGCTCGCCAACGAGTTCGGGGCGTCGGTCATCCCCGTCGTGGGCGGCCGCAAGCAGACGGCCGAGTCCGTGCTCGCCGAGACCCGCAACGCCTACCGCGCCTACGACGGCCTGGGCTGCGACGTCCTCGCCATGGTCACCAACCGGGTCGCCCGCGAGGACCGGGACGAGATAGCCGAGCGGCTCGACTCGCGGCTTCCCGTGCCCTGCTACGTCCTTCCCGACGAGCCCGCCCTCTCGGCCCCTACGGTCGCCCAGATCACCCACGCCCTCGGCGCCAAGGTCCTCCTCGGCGACGACTCGGGCCTCGCGCGGGACGCCCTCGACTTCGTCTTCGGCGGCGCCATGCTGCCCAACCTCCTGGGCGCCCTGACCCCGGGCTGTCTGGTCGTGACGCCGGGCGACCGCGCCGATCTCGTCATCGGCTCGCTCGCCGCGCACAGCGCCGGCACCCCGCCCATCGCCGGCGTGCTGCTCACCATCGACGAGGTGCCCGGCGAAGAGATCCTCACCCTCGCCGCCCGCCTCGCCCCGGGCACCCCGGTGATCTCGGTGTCCGGCAACAGCTTCCCCACCGCCGCCCGGCTCTTCTCCCTGGAGGGGAAGCTGAACGCGGCCACCCCGCGCAAGGCGGAGCGGGCGCTCGGGCTCTTCGAGCGGCACGTGGACACCGCCGAGCTGCTCAAGCAGGTGTCCGCCCCGAGCAGCGACCGGGTCACCCCGATGATGTTCGAGCACAAGCTGCTGGAGCAGGCCCGCACCGACAAGCGCCGGGTCGTGCTTCCCGAGGGCACCGAGGAGCGCGTGCTGCATGCCGCCGAGGTGCTGCTGCGCCGGGGTGTGTGCGACCTGACCCTGCTGGGGCCCGTCGAGCAGATCCGCAAGAAGGCCGCCGACCTCGGCATCGACCTCGGCGACTGCCAGCTGATCGACCCGGCCACCTCCGAGCTGCGCGACCGCTTCGCCGAGAAGTACGCCCAGCTGCGCGCCCACAAGGGCGTCACGGTCGAGCTGGCGTACGACATCGTCGCCGACGTGAACTACTTCGGTACCCTCATGGTCCAGGAGGGCCTCGCCGACGGCATGGTCTCCGGGTCCGTGCACTCCACGGCGGCCACCATCCGGCCCGCCTTCGAGATCATCAAGACCAAGGCGGACGCGAAGATCGTCAGCTCGGTCTTCTTCATGTGCCTCGCCGACAAGGTGCTCGTCTACGGCGACTGCGCCGTCAACCCCGACCCGAACGCCGAGCAGCTCGCCGACATCGCCATCCAGTCGGCCGCCACCGCCGAGCAGTTCGGCGTTCAGCCGCGGATCGCGATGCTGTCGTACTCCACCGGAACGTCCGGCTCGGGCGCCGACGTGGACAAGGTGCGCGAGGCCACCGAGCTGGTGCGGCTGCGCGACGGCGATCTGAGGATCGAGGGTCCGATCCAGTACGACGCCGCCGTCGAGCCCAGCGTCGCGGCGACCAAGCTACCGGGCTCGGAGGTCGCCGGGCAGGCGTCCGTGCTGATCTTCCCGGACCTCAACACCGGCAACAACACCTACAAGGCCGTGCAGCGCTCGGCCGGCGCGATCGCGGTCGGCCCGGTCCTCCAGGGCCTGCGCAAGCCCGTCAACGACCTGTCCCGGGGCGCCCTCGTCCAGGACATCGTCAACACGGTCGCCATCACGGCGATCCAGGCCCAGAACCCGATCGAGAAGGCAGCCGCCCAGTGA
- a CDS encoding helix-turn-helix domain-containing protein, which yields MRVQRPQAQQPTPPTPPFNAPAARSLRAALGMAPEHVAYGMRSSYGLPHVTPGLVIDWERGTVAPSAPELTALAGVLWCSPGELIGAPRTLREHRIARGLAADEVARAVGIELLAYARMEDAAEWRGNDRQSAALAQVLDLSLPDFITVTGRDGRLGELLRSAVTTRWQGYVRPVGKLLPLGRRLLEDVLEEMHADYQGQMAPMVPTLDWGASSAAADADEAGRDYLDRIVENFWSTVERNTY from the coding sequence GTGCGCGTGCAACGACCGCAGGCTCAGCAGCCCACCCCGCCCACCCCGCCGTTCAACGCACCGGCCGCCCGCAGTCTGCGTGCCGCCCTCGGTATGGCGCCCGAGCACGTCGCCTACGGCATGCGCTCCTCGTACGGGCTCCCCCACGTCACCCCCGGCCTCGTGATCGACTGGGAGCGCGGGACCGTCGCCCCGAGCGCTCCCGAACTCACCGCGCTCGCCGGTGTGTTGTGGTGTTCCCCGGGCGAACTCATCGGTGCGCCGCGCACGCTGCGCGAGCACCGGATCGCGCGCGGGCTCGCGGCGGACGAGGTGGCGCGCGCCGTCGGGATCGAACTCCTCGCCTACGCACGGATGGAGGACGCGGCCGAGTGGCGGGGCAACGACCGCCAGTCCGCCGCCCTGGCCCAGGTACTCGACCTGTCCTTGCCCGACTTCATCACCGTGACCGGCCGCGACGGAAGACTCGGAGAGCTGCTGCGCAGTGCGGTCACCACCCGCTGGCAGGGGTACGTCCGCCCGGTCGGCAAACTGCTGCCCCTGGGCCGGCGGCTCCTGGAGGACGTCCTGGAGGAGATGCACGCCGACTACCAGGGGCAGATGGCGCCCATGGTCCCCACGCTCGACTGGGGCGCCTCGTCGGCCGCGGCCGACGCCGACGAGGCCGGCCGCGACTACCTCGACCGCATCGTCGAGAACTTCTGGTCGACGGTCGAGAGGAACACCTACTAG